CTGTCTGACGGTCGTTCAGCAGAATAATCGGCTGTCCATCAGAGGCAACTTGAATGCTTCCAAGCTGTACAGGTTCTGAGATAATGTCATAGTTTGTCTTCACTTGCAGAGGTTCACCTTCTAGACGCATCCCCATGCGGTCGGACATATTAGATATTTCATAAGTGTTCAGCAATGTCTCATGTATATTCTTGAAACGATTGTACTGACGTCCTGGTATAAAACGAATTGTACTTACCTTATCGATAAAATGAGTTGATAGACGCTGCGTCTTGCTATGCTCAGGCTTATTGAACTCGAGAATATCATCTTTACGTAACGTACGCCCTTCGACACCACCGATACCAATCTTAGTGTGTGTTGCGTAACTATCATTCACCTTGTCCAGCTTAAAGCCATTCTTTACAGTTAAATACGTTCTGTAGCCGTTCTTCACTGCTTTAAAAGTTAAGATATCTCCGGCTTCAGCGTTATGTACTGCACGATTTTCTACAGGCGTATCATTAAGTTCTGCAAGCATGTTACCTCCTGAAATTACAAATGCACATGCTTCTTCAAACTTAAATATACCGCCTTGCATCGTCATCTCGATACTCATAAATTCTTCATTGCCGAGCAGAAGATTACCGAACATCACTGCACGATAATCCATACCACCAGAAGGGCTGAGACCAATATTCTGATAGCCAAAACGACCGAGGTCCTGGATGGTAGTGAATAATCCTGGGTTAATGACTTGTAATCCCATTAGTGTGCCTCCTTAACTTCAATTTCGTACGTACCCGCTTCTACTTGACGCTTAATCTCGTCAAACTGCTCAAGTGTAATCGGTTCATACTTAATATAATCACCCGCTTCATAATAAACGACAGGTTCTCTATTTGGGTCATAGAGTTTCAGCGGTGTCTGTCCGATAATATTCCAGCCACCCGGTGACTGAAGTGGATACATCCCTGTCTGATTTGCAGCGATACCGACTGACCCTGCTG
Above is a window of Macrococcoides canis DNA encoding:
- a CDS encoding 5-oxoprolinase subunit C family protein, translated to MGLQVINPGLFTTIQDLGRFGYQNIGLSPSGGMDYRAVMFGNLLLGNEEFMSIEMTMQGGIFKFEEACAFVISGGNMLAELNDTPVENRAVHNAEAGDILTFKAVKNGYRTYLTVKNGFKLDKVNDSYATHTKIGIGGVEGRTLRKDDILEFNKPEHSKTQRLSTHFIDKVSTIRFIPGRQYNRFKNIHETLLNTYEISNMSDRMGMRLEGEPLQVKTNYDIISEPVQLGSIQVASDGQPIILLNDRQTVGGYAKIGTVYFADIPTLVQKAPGSEVRLVEGTLEEAIEEKKKMMSIINEVGLHAYDVRHTSDRIQKLIQRAE